The following proteins are encoded in a genomic region of Spirosoma sp. SC4-14:
- a CDS encoding YtxH domain-containing protein, translating to MRSTRDFLAGIITGVVIGILTAPRSGKETRDKLTEEANKRTDELKDQLQKGVSQVKEGFEQAKSQVNQYADKAKEQYNQYKDQAQEAFNKEKENFKTKYNNKVDELADNAETGVEDSKDSLKVN from the coding sequence ATGAGAAGCACACGAGATTTTTTAGCTGGTATCATTACAGGTGTAGTTATTGGCATCCTGACAGCCCCCCGGAGTGGAAAAGAAACACGTGATAAATTGACCGAGGAAGCCAATAAGCGTACTGATGAACTGAAAGATCAGTTACAAAAAGGTGTTTCGCAGGTAAAAGAGGGCTTCGAACAGGCTAAGTCACAAGTGAACCAATACGCCGATAAAGCTAAAGAGCAGTATAATCAGTATAAAGACCAGGCTCAGGAAGCATTCAATAAGGAGAAAGAAAACTTTAAGACTAAATACAACAATAAAGTTGACGAACTGGCCGACAACGCCGAAACGGGTGTCGAAGATTCGAAAGATAGCCTGAAAGTTAACTAA
- a CDS encoding Lrp/AsnC family transcriptional regulator produces MIILDAIDRKLLALLQENAHLTIQEMGQRINLSKTPVHERIKRLEREGVIDRYVTILDKKKLGNLLVVYCQVTLDRQTRDAFADFDAAIHELPEVLECNRVSGTFDYLLKIVSRDMETYNRFYQERLSVIAGTLHISSFFVMAEVKNSTIVPVSGE; encoded by the coding sequence ATGATCATTCTCGATGCTATCGATCGTAAGTTACTGGCACTACTCCAGGAGAATGCTCACCTGACTATTCAGGAAATGGGCCAGCGCATCAACCTTTCGAAAACCCCCGTGCATGAACGAATAAAACGACTCGAACGGGAGGGCGTAATTGACCGATATGTAACAATTCTGGATAAGAAGAAACTGGGCAACCTGCTGGTGGTTTATTGTCAGGTAACACTCGACCGGCAAACTCGCGATGCCTTTGCCGATTTCGATGCTGCCATTCATGAATTGCCCGAAGTACTGGAGTGTAACCGAGTGTCGGGAACGTTCGATTATCTGCTCAAAATTGTGAGTCGTGATATGGAAACATACAACCGGTTTTATCAGGAACGTCTATCCGTTATTGCCGGTACGCTTCACATCAGCAGCTTTTTTGTTATGGCCGAAGTGAAAAATTCAACCATTGTACCGGTATCGGGCGAGTAG
- a CDS encoding sigma-54 dependent transcriptional regulator — protein sequence MEKILIVDDNNDICLLLERFLSKQGYKTASVQRGEDGLILLRKESFELVICDFKLPDIDGLEMLRRIKVLHPSTAVIIITGYSDVRIAVQTVKHGAYDYVTKPLYPDEILYTIKNALERRSQSLTQSADSSANTTPPSTTSAKPVSAKSSASKNAIAPDGKRFIFGKSRVAEQLQKHIDLIAPTDMSVIITGETGTGKEFVANAIHLKSKRGDKPFVAIDCGALSKDLAGSELFGHVKGAFTGAMSDKAGSFEFANGGTLFLDEIGNLSYDNQIKLLRVLQERKIRRIGSNQDVPVDVRIIVATNEDLREAVRQGRFREDIYHRIAEFEIHLSPLRERKADIMIFAEHFLELANQQLEKDIIGFNDEAKDKLKDYFWHGNLRELQNVVKRAVLLTQGDYIEADVLPQEIISPQYLTPEDTVGAQVSYDPARPGVPVISQSAANLKSVSENAERAAILKVLEKTGYNKTKAAEVLNIDRKTLYNKLKAYDIHL from the coding sequence ATGGAAAAGATTTTAATCGTTGACGATAACAATGATATATGCCTGCTTCTGGAACGCTTTCTGAGTAAGCAGGGATATAAAACGGCGTCGGTCCAACGGGGTGAGGACGGCCTCATACTGTTGCGAAAAGAGTCGTTTGAGTTAGTTATCTGTGACTTCAAATTGCCTGATATTGATGGGTTGGAAATGCTCCGCCGAATTAAAGTTCTGCACCCATCTACGGCTGTTATTATCATTACGGGCTACTCCGACGTTCGAATAGCGGTGCAAACAGTAAAGCATGGTGCATATGATTACGTAACCAAGCCGCTTTATCCCGATGAAATTCTATATACCATCAAGAATGCCCTCGAACGGCGAAGCCAGTCACTAACTCAATCCGCAGATTCTTCTGCCAATACAACTCCCCCCAGCACCACATCGGCCAAGCCCGTTTCCGCAAAATCGTCGGCCAGCAAAAATGCTATCGCCCCCGATGGTAAGCGGTTTATCTTTGGCAAAAGCCGGGTAGCCGAACAACTTCAGAAACATATAGACCTGATTGCCCCAACCGATATGTCGGTTATCATTACGGGCGAAACCGGTACGGGTAAAGAATTTGTGGCTAATGCGATTCACTTGAAAAGCAAACGGGGCGACAAACCTTTCGTTGCCATCGACTGTGGCGCGCTTAGTAAAGATCTGGCAGGAAGCGAATTGTTTGGGCACGTAAAAGGAGCCTTTACCGGCGCTATGTCCGATAAGGCAGGTAGTTTCGAATTTGCCAACGGCGGAACGCTCTTTCTGGATGAAATCGGAAACCTTTCCTACGACAACCAGATAAAACTGCTTCGGGTATTGCAGGAGCGTAAGATTCGGCGAATTGGTTCGAATCAGGATGTGCCTGTCGACGTACGGATTATTGTGGCTACCAACGAAGATTTGCGCGAAGCTGTACGGCAGGGACGATTTCGCGAAGATATTTACCATCGCATTGCCGAATTCGAAATCCATTTATCGCCCTTGCGTGAGCGCAAAGCCGATATTATGATCTTTGCCGAACACTTTCTCGAACTGGCTAATCAGCAGCTTGAGAAAGACATTATCGGTTTCAACGACGAAGCCAAAGACAAGCTGAAAGATTACTTCTGGCATGGCAACCTGCGCGAACTGCAAAACGTGGTCAAACGAGCCGTATTGCTCACACAGGGCGATTACATTGAAGCCGATGTATTGCCGCAGGAAATTATTTCGCCACAATATCTAACCCCCGAAGACACGGTAGGGGCCCAGGTTAGCTACGATCCGGCCCGGCCGGGCGTTCCGGTAATCAGTCAGTCGGCCGCAAATTTGAAGTCCGTTTCTGAAAATGCCGAGCGGGCAGCAATTCTAAAAGTTCTGGAAAAAACCGGATACAACAAAACGAAAGCAGCAGAGGTGCTCAATATCGACCGCAAAACCCTTTACAATAAACTGAAAGCGTACGATATACATCTCTGA
- a CDS encoding response regulator: protein MNSIATAKRVLIIDDEADICLLLSGLLRKLGYIPTCAHFIEEGRQCLNTQQFDAIFLDLNLPDGLGFDLLPSIKQDQSEAKIIMISAFDGQAERRRATEQGADYFVGKPFTRRSVEQALQTIQV from the coding sequence ATGAATTCGATAGCTACCGCCAAGCGGGTATTAATAATTGACGATGAGGCTGATATTTGTTTATTACTATCAGGGCTGCTTCGTAAGTTGGGATATATTCCAACCTGTGCTCATTTCATTGAAGAAGGACGTCAGTGTTTGAACACACAGCAGTTTGATGCCATTTTTCTGGACTTGAACTTGCCGGACGGACTGGGTTTCGATCTGTTACCTTCTATCAAGCAAGATCAGTCCGAAGCTAAAATAATCATGATAAGTGCCTTCGATGGACAGGCTGAGCGCCGACGGGCTACTGAACAGGGAGCTGACTACTTTGTTGGGAAACCATTCACCCGGCGTTCGGTAGAGCAGGCTTTGCAAACCATTCAGGTTTGA
- a CDS encoding YtxH domain-containing protein, giving the protein MKSLPGILVGLAVGAVIGVLLAPESGKKTRKRISSESDSFFKDLQDQLQSGLDNIRKQYNDYVDTASTKTHDALSQVKRKAKY; this is encoded by the coding sequence ATGAAATCATTACCCGGAATATTAGTAGGATTGGCCGTAGGCGCTGTTATAGGAGTTTTGTTGGCCCCCGAAAGCGGTAAAAAGACACGTAAACGGATTTCGTCGGAATCTGATTCTTTCTTTAAAGATCTTCAGGATCAGTTACAGTCGGGTTTAGACAACATCCGTAAGCAATATAACGACTACGTTGACACAGCATCGACAAAAACGCACGACGCGCTTAGTCAGGTAAAACGAAAAGCAAAGTACTAA
- a CDS encoding efflux RND transporter periplasmic adaptor subunit has translation MKKSSIILPCSRPILLRDRLGLSTDKSITSAFGLLVRSSTDTPLRQRALAAISGLLLLAGLSGCGSSAQPDDSTPGERHETNLLATAHFDTARMENAVNELNLTGKITFNQDQVVKVFPLVGGHIEKIKADLGDFVKQGQTLAVIRSGDLADLEQQGIAARGQLSVAQKNLQVTEDMANAGLSSQRELVASKEQLLAAKGEVNRVNERRRILGGNGSVYVVKAPMSGFIVEKTASPGMELRSDDPENLFTISNLDRVWVMANVYESDLANVHEGDPATITTLSYPDKVFHGKIDKIFNVLDPDSKTLKVRVTLDNADYRLKPEMFANVSVTYAGRDQRVTIPSQAIVFDKNRNFVVAVNHENQPVVREVNVYKTVGSKTFLTDGLTPGDRVVTTNQLLIYNALGN, from the coding sequence ATGAAAAAGAGTTCAATTATATTGCCTTGCTCGCGTCCAATCCTGCTACGTGACCGACTGGGCTTGAGTACCGATAAATCCATTACTTCGGCATTTGGCCTGTTGGTTCGTTCCTCGACAGATACCCCCCTGCGGCAGCGCGCCCTGGCCGCTATTAGTGGTTTACTTCTTCTGGCCGGACTGAGCGGCTGCGGATCGTCGGCCCAACCCGACGATTCTACGCCGGGTGAGCGCCATGAAACCAATCTGCTGGCCACAGCCCACTTCGATACCGCCCGGATGGAAAATGCGGTTAATGAGCTGAATCTGACCGGTAAGATCACCTTTAATCAAGATCAGGTCGTAAAGGTGTTTCCGCTGGTTGGTGGTCATATTGAGAAAATAAAGGCCGATCTGGGCGACTTTGTAAAACAGGGCCAAACACTGGCCGTGATCCGCTCGGGCGATCTGGCCGACCTTGAACAACAAGGCATAGCCGCACGGGGACAACTATCGGTAGCTCAGAAAAACCTTCAGGTAACCGAAGATATGGCCAACGCCGGGCTAAGCTCACAGCGCGAACTGGTTGCCAGTAAAGAGCAGCTATTGGCTGCTAAAGGCGAAGTAAACCGGGTTAACGAACGACGTCGGATTTTGGGTGGCAATGGCTCAGTCTATGTTGTGAAAGCCCCAATGAGCGGCTTCATTGTCGAAAAAACAGCATCCCCCGGTATGGAACTTCGCTCCGACGATCCGGAAAACCTGTTTACAATCTCAAACCTCGATCGGGTGTGGGTTATGGCCAATGTTTATGAATCCGATCTGGCCAATGTGCATGAAGGTGATCCGGCCACCATTACGACCCTCTCCTACCCCGATAAGGTTTTTCACGGCAAAATCGATAAGATTTTCAATGTGCTTGATCCCGACAGTAAAACCCTGAAAGTTCGGGTTACGCTCGACAATGCCGACTATCGACTGAAACCCGAAATGTTTGCCAATGTCAGTGTAACCTATGCAGGTCGCGATCAGCGGGTTACTATACCATCGCAGGCTATAGTATTCGACAAAAACCGCAATTTTGTTGTAGCCGTCAACCACGAAAACCAGCCGGTTGTGCGTGAGGTTAACGTGTACAAAACGGTTGGCTCAAAAACTTTTCTGACGGATGGCCTGACGCCCGGCGACCGGGTCGTAACGACCAATCAACTATTGATTTATAATGCGTTAGGCAATTAA
- a CDS encoding SDR family oxidoreductase — MNTQMKTALVTGGSRGLGRNMAISLAKTGVDVVITYNSSKQQANEVVAEIQALGQKAKAFPLDTGNLHLFDDFYRQLTAYLQAEKGVSTFDFLINNAGTALYAAFADTTEEQFDTVLNIHYKGVFFLTQKALPFLNNGGRIINISSGLTRTSFPGSSAYGSMKGAIEVLTRYMAKELGDRGIAANVVAPGAIETDFGGGRIRDNKELNAHVASLTALGRVGLPDDIGGVVAFLCSEEARWINGQRIEVSGGLAL, encoded by the coding sequence ATGAATACACAAATGAAAACAGCACTGGTAACGGGCGGAAGCCGTGGTCTGGGGCGCAATATGGCAATCAGCCTTGCTAAAACCGGGGTCGATGTCGTGATTACTTACAACAGCAGTAAGCAACAGGCCAATGAGGTAGTAGCCGAAATTCAGGCACTCGGGCAGAAAGCAAAAGCGTTTCCGTTAGATACGGGCAATCTGCATTTGTTCGATGACTTCTATCGTCAGTTAACTGCCTACTTACAGGCCGAAAAGGGCGTTTCTACATTCGATTTCCTGATCAACAATGCCGGAACAGCGCTCTACGCGGCCTTTGCCGACACCACTGAAGAGCAGTTCGACACGGTGTTGAACATTCATTATAAAGGAGTGTTTTTTTTAACTCAGAAAGCATTGCCTTTTCTCAATAATGGCGGTCGCATTATCAATATCTCATCCGGACTGACCCGCACGTCCTTCCCTGGCTCATCGGCATATGGCTCCATGAAAGGAGCCATTGAAGTACTAACGCGCTATATGGCAAAAGAATTAGGCGACCGTGGCATTGCGGCCAATGTTGTAGCCCCTGGCGCCATTGAAACCGATTTTGGCGGTGGCCGTATTCGCGACAATAAAGAACTGAATGCCCATGTTGCCAGCCTCACGGCGCTCGGACGCGTTGGTTTACCCGATGATATTGGCGGAGTAGTTGCCTTCCTGTGCAGCGAAGAAGCCCGGTGGATTAATGGCCAGCGAATTGAGGTTTCCGGCGGATTGGCGTTATAA
- a CDS encoding TolC family protein yields the protein MVFRTATHRIPYLLIMLVGLVAGLSAHSSLAQVPVINTDLPTLPSSDTLRLTLAQADDQFKARNLTVLATQLGINESQAYEIQAQLRVNPAIYVETMPYNQQTKEVLPFRQTNAQQIVQVQQLIRLAGKRNKQLAIAKTSTELANDRFYDLLRTLTYQLHTTFYDLYYARQTLNVYNQEIETLEQTVALYQEQYDKGNVPLKDLTRLKAYLFGLTTERQQLLQRLTDDQADLVVLLNTGPSVTIQPVLLPNAITLYTVSNLNLNTLYQLAEQHRFDLKGYRDLAKQEQQNLALQKAMATPDLTLQGTYDRNGSYIPNYFGVGVGINLPVVNKNQGNIQAAKVRIQSSQQNLNAYTLQVDSDVQRAYAKAQQTEQLYRTFDQRFNDDFGRLIDGVTTNYKKRNIDVVEFLDFFDSYKNSQIQYAQLQNNRMQSLEEINFAVGTNPFQN from the coding sequence ATGGTCTTCCGCACAGCAACTCATAGAATACCGTATTTGCTTATTATGCTGGTTGGGCTTGTTGCTGGCCTATCCGCCCACTCGTCGCTGGCACAGGTTCCCGTAATTAATACCGACCTGCCTACACTGCCAAGCAGCGATACGCTCCGGCTTACGCTTGCCCAGGCCGACGACCAATTTAAAGCACGCAACCTCACTGTGCTGGCTACTCAACTTGGCATTAATGAAAGCCAGGCTTATGAAATACAGGCACAGCTACGCGTCAATCCGGCTATTTATGTCGAAACGATGCCCTACAACCAGCAAACGAAAGAAGTGCTTCCCTTTCGGCAAACCAATGCCCAGCAAATTGTTCAGGTTCAGCAGCTGATTCGGTTGGCTGGTAAACGAAATAAACAACTGGCCATTGCTAAAACCAGCACAGAACTGGCTAACGACCGTTTTTATGACCTGCTCCGAACGCTAACCTACCAGCTTCACACAACGTTCTATGATCTGTATTATGCCCGCCAGACCCTGAACGTCTATAATCAGGAAATTGAAACCCTGGAGCAGACCGTTGCCCTCTATCAGGAACAGTACGACAAGGGAAACGTACCGCTTAAAGACCTGACTCGTTTAAAAGCCTATCTGTTTGGCCTTACAACCGAACGGCAGCAGTTGCTCCAGCGACTGACCGACGATCAGGCCGATTTGGTAGTTTTGCTTAACACGGGTCCATCCGTAACAATTCAACCTGTTTTATTGCCCAACGCCATCACGTTGTATACAGTCAGCAATTTAAACCTGAACACGCTCTACCAGTTAGCCGAGCAGCACCGCTTCGATTTGAAGGGCTATCGCGATCTGGCTAAACAGGAACAGCAGAATCTGGCCCTGCAAAAAGCCATGGCCACGCCCGATCTGACACTTCAGGGCACTTATGACCGCAATGGTAGCTATATTCCAAACTATTTTGGTGTTGGCGTAGGCATTAATCTGCCTGTTGTCAACAAAAACCAGGGCAACATTCAGGCTGCGAAAGTGCGTATTCAAAGTAGCCAGCAAAACCTCAATGCGTATACGCTCCAGGTCGATAGCGATGTGCAGCGAGCCTACGCCAAAGCTCAGCAGACAGAGCAACTCTACCGTACGTTCGATCAGCGATTCAACGATGATTTTGGGCGATTAATCGACGGGGTAACCACAAACTATAAAAAACGAAATATTGACGTAGTTGAGTTTCTGGACTTTTTCGACTCCTACAAAAATAGTCAGATCCAGTATGCTCAACTACAAAACAATCGAATGCAAAGTCTCGAAGAAATCAACTTTGCCGTCGGTACCAATCCTTTTCAAAATTAA